The Aspergillus flavus chromosome 2, complete sequence region ATTGCAAATCAGAACAGCTATATCTTCACAGACAGTAAGTGATCTTGGGGGGTGGTGGGTGACAAGATTCTTCAAACTAATCATGCAACCTGTAGATCTGCAAAACAAATGGGAGGTTGTCGAAGCATGTACTATCAGGAACACGAATACATGGCTTTCTGATTATGAAGCCTGCGCTTATTGGGTAAATAGCGAGGGGCTTATCGCTCGTGGAAGTACGTATTCCTACCGGGCTAGATAAGATTCCTAGCAACGTTCTGacaatatactatagaatgCACGCCTGCTGTTAGACCCGTTGGTGATCCGGCCCACATAGTTCACTGCGAGTGAATTAGGGAAGATGTGGATTTGTTGAaagatatatagtctaaACTTGGTTGAATTGTTTCTAGTTCATGCGAACTTCAGTCTCTGGGCTTGGAGAAACGTGCTCTAGATAGGATGCTTGTGAGGCAGAGTGTGCAGTTTGGCGATAGTGTTCCCGAAATATTAGTCCTTTCCATTCCGTACACGATACAGCTAAAGCCTTAGCACCCTCGAGACTTTCTAACATGGTCCGGGAGCGAGCAGCTCGTCGTGATCTCGGCCTACAGCTAAAGCCCAACTACTGAGGGTATAACGAAGCTCTGATTCTTCGGTGGTCTAGTACTTGGTCTAATAAGTCAGATTACCACCTAACTATCTCAGATCCTTTGGACGATCTGAGCCATTCTTGGAGTTAGCGCTATTCCATGGTTGACTAGTCTTTTCGGCTTAGCGGGTTGTCCAGTCTAACCTCGTATTCGAGCCTGGTCTTTCCATATAGCGGTGAGCTAGGTACTCGATTAACCTGTCATGGAATGTTGGGTATTGGTAATAGTGCGTGTTTATCCATGAAGGACCCATTGTGATGTTGAGCATGCACTTATGGTGCACAGCAGCTACAACTTCTTGCAATTCCCAGGTTTCCGCTCAATCCATCGGCCTCAGCTAGGAGCGACTATTGCAGCGAGTTATATCAGGGGACCCAATACAATATGCCTTACAGCAGCGGCGTTTGCTGTACCACTCTCGGTTATGTTTTCCAGCGGTTCTAATTGGACCATAAGACTAGGGCGCGGAAAGGTTCAGGATCTTTTAGAGTTAAAAAAGAAGCATGTTACAGCTCATCTAGTATTGAGTATTTAGAGAAGAAAATCAGGAACTTCTATTATCCCTACTTACAGATACGCGGTCCAAGGAACAAGTTCTGAAGAATACTAGACGTTAAATTAGCTGATAGCAATCTTAGAATAATCTAGTCTATCTTACATAAGTATTCTATAGCCGTGGCGATATACGGCTACAAGATTGAATAGTTATTTGAATAAATCTCTCTACTTATAATACATTCCTCCTTCATGTATGTAACAGAGGCTTTATTCATCGTCATAGGGTTAGAACCTTTCGACACCTCCTACAGAAATTAGAATCATGGCCAGTGCCGTCCATAAGACTGGACAGGCACGGAAAGGAATATGAAAGCATTCACAACATGCGCACCCATACAGTTTGGCGGTTAGGTAAAATATAGTTCAATGGTAAAGCAAGGGAATAGTCAAATGGTAAAGCAAGGAAATAATTCAGTCTCACATCAACATAGATCTCAGCCGCGTTCATGAGAGATTGAATAATACCTGTACCAATGCAATGAGGATAGTAAACCTTGCTAAGTAGAGGCTCACCGGAGAATGCTTTCTGATGCCATTCCTTGGAAAATACAGTTTCATTGTACTAAAGAAAGACGTTTATAGAGTGAGAGGTGCTGTGTCAGTAGCGCTTCAAATGGCATCAACATCCCACATTCTATTCACCTCTCTTTATTTCCCCCTCTGGAAATGTCCTCAGCAACAGATTATCGATCCACGCACGGTACTCACTCGTTGAGCTTTTCTTACTCAACGATCATGTCCCTCCAGCATCTTGGTCATGTCTTTCATCATCAGAGCTATCCGTGCCCTATGTGATCGCGTTTCGCGCATCGACCTATTGGAGAACTTGGATAAGCAACGCATAGAAATGTATAACATGCTCCGGGACATGTACAAAGAGCTACGTGGTCTAAAGCCCGAGTCACTTGAATCAGAAAGCTTAGAGGCTCTGCCAGTGCAGATTCCACTGCCACATGAAATTATTAGACAGCATCCGATGGATCCTGAAGATCCTAAGACTCAACGGCGCCTGAATAACGTCGCAGCAATCGATATAGCAGCAGTGAGATTCGGTAAAGACCATGAAATTCCTATGGTAAAGCTGGCATTCTTTGCGATTGCCTAGCTATGGAAATGTCACGCCGACGGCTCAACTGCGAAGAGGACATGCCAAATATGACTTTGATCACCAAATCGAGCGCGAACACGTAAGTACCAACATATAATCTTGTGTTATCCTTCAGGGCAGACTGATTTACTTGGAACCAGGGATTTCCATCTTAACCCAGCTTTTTACCATCGCGATCATGATTATCGAGACGATTACCACTGGACCATCAACTCCTTCTACGCTTGCTCAAGCCATACTACCTTCCCGCACATCAAGGCCATCATGCACCACAGCGAGGCCAAGGACCCCGAGCTGGTCCTTCGGAAAGAGGTCATGATGATAGTTGCCACTATGCACTCCCGCCCGACCACGGAGACTCTCCTGGATCACCTCATTGTTCCGGTTAGTTTCAACGTCGCTTTCATCTGAGTCGCTGCTGATGCTATTCACCTCTTCCGCTAGGTAATGCTTTTCAGCTTCGCAGGATGCTGCGTGCGCATTCTAATCGCCATTCATGACGGCCAGAATTTGAGGATCGCGATGTCCGGGTTCATGGAATACTCGGAAGGATCTCAGGATCTCTGGGACATGCTTACTCGTTACCTGGGATGTGGTATCAACAATAAGCTGAGCACCGAAAAGCTGCTGTCCGCATATTTGGAGGAAGCTTTGCCATGGAGAGAGGAGTGTAGCTGAATATCTCAAGAACAtgatatgatgatgatcaagAATGCGGAATTCTACACCATAACGTTATACCAATGAGGCACGGATGCACTCTATATAATCCTCTTCTTTACTGCAGtctagtacatacgaccatagggtgtggagaacagggcttcccgtccgctcagccgtacttaagccacacgccgggaggttagtagttgggtgggtgaccaccagcgaatccctcctgttgtatgtttttaGAGGTCtatgattttttttcttgatcttATTGTgtatatttttcttatttgcTGATATGGATGGAGTATGTCCGACGGGGCGGGCTGCGACATGAAGGAATTGTAACATACATTGTTAGTATGCTAACCTCAAGCAAGTTATTTAGTCATAACGCTACATGCATATTTTAAGGCGTAATAAAGAATGTGAGTCGTTTtctaggtaggtaggtatgTTGTATGGGGCCTGGTTATCAAAGATAATTACTGTGTTCGGCGCCACCGGCAACCAGGGTGGCTCTGGCATCAATACCATCCTTGAAGATCCCCGACTTTATAAGAAATACAAGATTCGTGGGATTACTCGACATAGTTCGAAGGAGTCTGGGCAGAAACTTATCAAGCAAGGTGTTGAGGTTGTTTCGGTAAGACCACATCCAAGCATAGAATCATGACTAGAAGGTACATGAATAAAAAGCATATTATATTGAACATTCTATTTCAAAGTAAATTATATCATAGGGTTCTATGAAAAAGCTCATCACGCTGATTCTGTCTTCTCAGCAAGCCAGGACAACAGAGCCTCTTTATTAACCCTTTGGTTTCTCTCTGCCGCTTGCATTACCTTGTCTGTGATTGAAATTTGACGCTCGGTATTCAGGAACTTTTCGATGACCTCATTGCTGCATCGTTCCACGATAATCGCTGCCACTTGCTCAGTCTCCGGTGATGGAATATCATTTGGCAGAAGTCACTGAATCAAGTTTTCAAAGCCGtggtcttctttttgttcccAGTCATATGGGTATGCTTGCAGTAGATCGATcgcttcttggccttctaCAAGATTCAGGAAAGCCATAGTCACGGTGGCTTTTGTTTCCGCATCGGTGTGGCTATCTTGCTAACTATCTTCTAATACGACTCAAGGCTTTAGATCCCGCTGCAGTCTGAAGAGGAATCCTGTCATAAACTCTGGCTTCTCTATGGCTGCCTTTTTCCATACGTTGCGGGTAATCGGGACTGATCCTAGTCGATAGGAAATGATTTTGATGGTGTCAGCTCCTTGCCAATTCCGAATTGTGGCTAGGATTACTTCCTTCGTGATCGTTATAAGGtctttgagcttctccatcatAAGTTTTATGGATGATGCGATGCTTGCGGCTCGGACCAGGACCTTTTGCGTAATTGGGGCATCTGGCTTGTGTTCGACAAGAATGTATTTCAAGGCAGAAAAGTTGGGGGCGACTGTCGCGATCCCCGATTCGTCTGCACTCACGATTTGACGATCAAGGAGCGCCTTCAATGCGGGCAgtgccttttcttcttcttctccatactCTAAGGTGCTGATCAGTTCAAGCACTTCTTTGATCGGTACTTGACCAGGGACCCGATCTAGAAGGATCGGAATCATACCGAGATTCTTACTTGCTGCTTGAACAGCTTCCTCCGGCATCCCTGCGCCTGGGAACCTTGTAAGCGTCTCTTCGAGTACTCTGGGAGCGTCCGGGCTGGGACTCTTGGCCATTGCGACGATAACACTATCAGTAATAGGGAAGGCGTTtccaagaagctcaagggaCTCTTTAATCAATGGGAATGCAAACGGCCTGTTCTGAGCCGAACATTTCCATTGTTTCCCAGGTCCTTGAAACAGCTTCTTCCAGGATGGTCTCAGATACAACGAAGCCGGGCTGCTGTCTATCCAAGATGAGGTTCATCATTTCAAGGCCACCAGGTGCGTTCTTGACTATGCTGTGAATGACCTTCTCGGTCAGTGGGGTATCAGGAGCAAGGTCATCAAACAAACATTCCATAACCTCTTTGCCCCGATAGTTTTCTGCTGCCGCGATGAAAACGCTCTCGCTGATCTCGACCCCGGGTGCCCTTCTATTGAAAAGGAAGCGGATCATGCCTGCGCCACATCGTTTCCCGGCCGCTTTGATTAATAGCTCTTCCGTAACCGAGATTTCAGTTCCACACCTTTGGAAAAGAGCTTCCACTGATGTCCAGTCCGCATGTTTCACGAGCATTGAAACGACCTCGTCATCCAGAGGAAGGTCAGCCGCCCGTCTTCTTATGATAACACTCTGCATGTCAGCCCGCATGTGTTCCTcgagaaaaaagaggagagaatcACGATCGATGTTGATGTCATTATTACATCTTTCGAAGAATAATTCCACCGTTTCCGCTTCGTGGCCTTCGATTTGTCGGCAGCATAGCAAGATCTCATTCGTGACGGGGATAAAAGACGGCGCGTCGGGTTTCACGTTAGACGGCGTGGTCGCGGTGGCGGGCACAGCCACACCATTTCCATTTTGGGAGGCTGAGACACGATGGCTTGGTGGGAGTTCATAATCTATGAAATGATACGAATCATAAAGAAACAACGTAATTCAGAAAGTCGAAAAATGGGGGATGTCGGAATAAGGTTTGATAGGCAGTCAGAGCTGAGACGAACACCCCCATCTTACTCTTCCCAGTATCAATCACCTCCACTCGGAGCCCCATAGCCAAAGAATCCCCTTATCGTTCCGCCTATCATGAGGCTTGCGGAGGGTTTGAGTGTGAGATAAGCCAGTTGATGATCTGTCCATAATCTCAATCATCAAATAACAGtcggtatatatatatccgaCATTGCAACATTTAGCATCACCACAGAATATAGAACAAACAGTCTTAACCACTCGAGGCTCCTGCACAGTTTAAGAGGGATATTGACAACATGTATatcatatatatttataattctcCAGTCCCTAGGTGATACAATCGTAGCTGAATCTGTTTTCAGGTAGTTCGTTTACTGGATATCTTAGTAATCAATTCCGATGAATTGACCAATGCGCACCCTCAATTGTAAGGCTAACAACCACAAGATTACTGTAGtctagtacatacgaccatagggtgtggagaacagggcttcccgtccgctcagccgtacttaagccacacgccggaaggttagtagttgggtgggtgaccaccagcgaatcccttctgttgtatgtttttcttttttttctgcaatgtacatatatatatagctgGTATTGATAAATGTCTAAGCCGCGCAGTAGAGTTATGCATCTGCCTTGCTAATTAACGCCCTTTCTAGACCAAATAGTTGACTTTCAGATTCATCCGGTTTAGTCACGTTACTGCTATATATCAGAAGTGTTGAGACCTTCCCTTCACGTTGCAGCTGTAGAGGCTTTGTTTCATGTTGGCAAGCGATTGTCGCCGGCGGTCCCAATTGGCCCGGCGTATAGGATGACCTAGAGAGATGTTGTTTAGGTCTTGATCGATCAGATAATAATCGTCAATCAAGTAATTATGATCATGATCCTAAAATCGGCCTACTAAATATGATGCCTTCTAGACTAACTTGGTCAATGGTTATATAAGTACAGTATCCCTAGTCCAACCCTGGCCATCagatttatatttttgaAAGTGAACTACAATAAATGGACATCAGAGTAATGTCCGCTTCTATCTTAGCCCTAGAATGAGGTGATTTAGTTGAACTAGATACTTAACAAAACTTCAGACACAAGAAGTAGCTTCTCTATAACCGACTCTCCAGGAAAGCCTCTCAATGCTCCCATTCCGACCCCCAGGAGAAATTGTTTAGGGCGCAGCTTTTGAAAGTGACGTGACAGAAATTGAGTAATAGCATCTGGCTCATTATTTCCTGTGAATCCTGAGATATACTCTGTGAAGGGACAAGCGGCGAGGTTGGATGTGGACTCTGCAGGTTCGCTGAAAAGCACGGCAATTCTCTTGTCCTGTGGGAACCAGGAAGATCGTAGCATTGCTTCAAATTTGGATTTGCAAGGGACCAATGAAGTCTCTAGAGACTCGTTTTGAAAGACTTCGTGGTAGCCGGCAGGATTGACGAGCAGAAAAATGGTTGATATGTCATTAAAGTTGTAAGCGCCATTTGACCCAAAGCGTAGCGTCACATCTAGAAGATGTACGTCCAGTAGTATAGCCTCTggctttccctctttccatgCGTCGCGGCGTCTTTTGTACGTGACATGTAATTCAATTACTACTGATGTCCTGTCTCGCACGATTTGAACGTCTCGGCTTGTAGGGTTGTAATCTGGAGACGCAATGCGGTCTATATCGTCGAATAGACTATATTAGTTAGTATACCTAGACCAAGGAGGTGAGATGATAGCATACTTACGATAGTGCGGAGTCTGAGATATTGAACTCTCGAGGAGACTGGCGGATTCTCTCCATGCATGGGTCATGTGTTAATGAGCGTATTGCCTCTCCTACGCTCACATCTAGACGGTTGGTCGGACCTAGATCATCGATATAGTCTAGCAAAAGGTCGCAATCTACCGCGCTACTATCACAATGCAATTTGATACCAGCATGTTTCAGGGAAGCAATAATAGATTGTGCGCTCTGGATCACGAACCTGTATACCGCACTTCGTTGAAGTTCGAGGCTAACGTTGATGGTTTGCTTGTCCCCTGAGCCGAGTATCTCTTGAAGAATAGTGTCCGTATCACTGTAGTCACCACCGAATAGTAAGAATGCCTGCCGGGATAGCTGCCATTCATCGTCAAGGCTAGTTTCGCGCGGCCGCTCCACTGCTGGGGCGTCGTTGTTTTGTGGATATCTCAGAACCCTCCTTGTGAGCCCACGGAAGAAACGTTCGTATACGTTGGAGGTAAAAACCTCACGGTCAAAAGAGAAACTAAAGGACAACTTTGATAAATGATCAGTTATCTGTGTCGCGATTGAATCTGTGTCACGGTGAACTATTAACGAAGCCGAATCAAGATTCATTTGGCGAAGGACCTTTCGGCTACTTGACCGTACAAGCAAGGCCTTTTGCTCAGCCCCAGTTTGACTTGAAAtctcaatatcaatataagGCCTTTTTTCTGAGGGTGTATCGAGCAAGGTACGAACCAGTTGCACGCAGTCAGAAGCAAGTTTAGAGCGTTCGTTTGGTGCTCCAGCAGCTtctggatatcatcaatgcTCTTCCTGCCAAATACCAGTTTTATTTTGCTTTGGAAGCTCAGAGCCTCGTTTTGCTTCTGCTGTAGACTGTCCACCAGACCTTTCAGTTTCTTGAGTAGGACTTTACAGCAATTGATGGAATCGTCCAAATCCATCACTAGCTGATGATGCGCATCCCCGGTATCAGTACCCATCCATTCCTCTATCTTTGTCAACGCAAGACGCAAGGCGGATAATTGACTTGTTAGACTCAGGAAGGTAAGGTCTGCATCGTTCCAATCACTTTGTAAGTCGCGAATGGCAACTATCGTCTGGCTCACGATCTGAATAATGTTCGCCAGCGCACCAGCTGTTCCAATGATCGAGACAGGGTCCGCCATTTTCGTGAAAAGGGATTGCCGTAAAGCAACCTGTATGACTGCGCGCTAGGTCAGGATACTTGGGGGGGGGGAATTAACAGAATGGCTGTGAGGCTGAGCTTCTAAAGCCTGTGCCCTAACACCGCCCGGTTCAGCCTTGTGCAGGGATTACAAAATTTCATTTCCCTGTCGAGCAGTTAATTTCCTTCTGCcatcttcctttctctctgttTTCTCCCCgcccccttttttttcctttttcctttttcctattttctttttcttttcttttcctttggtttcctttcttttcttgtttttttctttgatttctttctgggAGGCTGCAGACTCTCCTTTGGCAGAGCTCTGTGACCCCTGGTACCGGATATATAATCCGGCCCAAGCACGAAGTAATTTACACCAATGATCGTGTTTGTCAAGCAAAAGCTTTCACGAAACCCAAAAGAAATTAGCAACATCGGAACCCCCCACTGATATCCATCCTGAGTACTGACTGCACTTAAGCCACATACCAGAAGGTTAATAGTTGGCTGGATGACCACCGGCGAATCCCTCCtattgtatgttttttttgTATCTATTAGTTTGATTGAGCTTCTTGAAAAACCCTTTGGCAACTAGCTTTTTTAACTTCTTCGTAGATTTGTGTCTTGCCACGGTCTCATAAGGAATTACTCAGGCTACTGGTCTTATAAGCGGACAATAGTTAATATCTCAGATACAGAGTTATTAGTTATACAGCATAAATCCCAGAGTTACAACGAACTACATATAAAAACACTTTTCCTGCTGATCGACTGCACCCACTGTTGACTCTGGTCTCTCAACAACCCTTCAAGTCACCCTGAAATAAAAGGTGAAGTCATAAAACCTAGTTCCCTGCCAATTCTTGAACTGACCGAAAGGCCCATGGTCTGTGTGAGCCTGCTCCGAAAGCTTCCTCTTGTCAACTTTGCCAGTCCACCTCCACGACTGACCTTTGGCTCTGAATTTCTTTGATAAATCATCAACTTGCCCGAAGGAAACCAGTGGGTCCGAAGATAGTTGTTTGAAAACTGCCTGCTTGGCTTTCTGATAAGCATCGTTATCCACTGCGACCCAATTTCCTTTCACTTTGCCACTGTAGAAGCCTTTCACGCCTTTCGTCGAGCGTGTTCGAATCTTTACCGCGCGGCTGCTAAGTTTGTCACCGCTCACATCTGGAGAGTCATCCCAGGGTTCGCTCTGGGAAACGTAGCCCTCGTCCTGGCAGGTGCAACTGATCGGATCCCAAGTTTCGCAGCTCGGGTCTGTCCAGTCACACTGTCCTTTCTCAGAAACTAAGAACATGTTATAATACCATCTGTTCATTGGGGCCTATGGAATTACCTTCAACagtctcatcatcatcggcttGGAACATCGGCGACGCAACAACTAGGCCGACAAAGAGAACAAGCAAGGTAAGAAATGTGGTCTTCATCCTTTCAACTGTGCACACCAGATAAATGATAGAGGAAGAGCGTCAGTTGTGTGGTCTGTACGCAACTGGTCGCAGTGTATATCAGGATAGATACATGATCCTTGTTTTATACCTTAGAGTATTCCGCCTCGGCAGTTCTACGATATGATTGAGGAAGTCTAGAACAACACCTAAACTTGCGAGCCATCCAGGGTTGGGTTGACCTAGACCATCGTGAACCTCTCAGCtcatttattataatagcaAACTAGAACTAACCCCAATAAAATGTCACAGAGAAGGGAGAGTTTGGTGCAATTCACATACAAGTCCACGGTACAGGACACACGTATATTTGACGTTTTTTGTTGGGCAGATATGCAATTCGACTAGCCCCTTGACAATGTCATAAGACAAACTAAGACGATCCAAGAATACTGTTGGAAGGCGCTCTAGAACATCCTTCACGCCAGCAACTCTTTAATGCCAAGGACTTAGATGCTGTATTTAGCACCCGGCAGGCTGGTAAGGCCTCTTTGTTAACTCTAGTGGTGGACGTCAAGAAGGCTAAAAGGCCCAGAACCATACCAGCGGTAGTTCGGGACGATCACAGCCACCGAAACTCAGTCTAAGGCTAGACCTTACAGGGGATATACTAACCCTCAATGATCAAATCCACAACCTTAAGATTTTAGGAAGATTTACTCAATCTGTCTGGGCGTTTTTGAACCATGGTTGTGAACCCGTGGTCCGTGCGAACTGCATCATGAGACCCTACCGTACTTTAATACCTGCTACAGCCCATAGTTGTATTCGCAAGTAACTCACATTGTACCATATTCTTCTATAAGGTTTAATGATTAAAGCTTCGTTCATGCTATCATAAGATCATGGTTAGGGTTGTTTTCGGGTCGGGTTGCGGAAGTAGCGCCCGCTTTAATTTAGACTCGAATCCAAGAGGCTCGACCATGTTCTGCGCGGGGTCATGTGATAGAGAGATCTAGACTTCATAGATTCTGCATCGGTGGTCATTTGGTTCCTTCAAACTCGTTGATCTTTGTTGAGACGTCCTCGTCCTTGGCTTGTAATCGCATGTTCCACGGGGCACTGGCTGCAGAAATGCTGCACGAGTAAGAGATCGCGGCTCCGAATAAAAGTAAACTGTTTCCAAAGGTTCTTCAGAAGGCCTCTTGAGAAGATACGTCACTAATGGGAAACGTCAGATATAGAGATAAGTGCACCAGCGTTTTTGACTGCCTGAAACTTTTGCATGAAGTCAGTACTCGCTTCACATTTGACGGCCATTTCTGGTGTTTGCCTAAGAGTACTTCTCATCTATGCCCGCATCAATAATGGGCGATCGGTGGGAGCGAGGATATccgaggaaagagagacTAGAATATGGAACATACTAGCTGGGTGGTTAGGATAGACCCAATTGTCAATTGACTAGGAAAGCATCTATAAATATCTGAAACTTGCGCAGGTAAGGCCACCACTTGAACGGCGACTCCTTCTGGGCTGCATCTAGATATATTGGTTGAATAAACTTCTTATAGAGAGACCTATTGTGCAATATTCTTAGAAGCCGGTCAATATTGTCCGTTTCTAAGTTATACAGTGACAAAAGGCCCCCATAACTTTAAGGGAAAATTATAAGGATTATTAAGAGAGACAGAAATGATTTCATTGTTGAACCCAAGAATATCACTGACGCCTGACGCTGATCTGTGATCTTTGGCCCACTCCCATGGGTAGACATCGAACTCAAGGAtcta contains the following coding sequences:
- a CDS encoding G-protein alpha subunit-domain-containing protein; the encoded protein is MADPVSIIGTAGALANIIQIVSQTIVAIRDLQSDWNDADLTFLSLTSQLSALRLALTKIEEWMGTDTGDAHHQLVMDLDDSINCCKVLLKKLKGLVDSLQQKQNEALSFQSKIKLVFGRKSIDDIQKLLEHQTNALNLLLTACNCQTGAEQKALLVRSSSRKVLRQMNLDSASLIVHRDTDSIATQITDHLSKLSFSFSFDREVFTSNVYERFFRGLTRRVLRYPQNNDAPAVERPRETSLDDEWQLSRQAFLLFGGDYSDTDTILQEILGSGDKQTINVSLELQRSAVYRFVIQSAQSIIASLKHAGIKLHCDSSAVDCDLLLDYIDDLGPTNRLDVSVGEAIRSLTHDPCMERIRQSPREFNISDSALSLFDDIDRIASPDYNPTSRDVQIVRDRTSVVIELHVTYKRRRDAWKEGKPEAILLDVHLLDVTLRFGSNGAYNFNDISTIFLLVNPAGYHEVFQNESLETSLVPCKSKFEAMLRSSWFPQDKRIAVLFSEPAESTSNLAACPFTEYISGFTGNNEPDAITQFLSRHFQKLRPKQFLLGVGMGALRGFPGESVIEKLLLVSEVLLSI